A stretch of the Archangium violaceum genome encodes the following:
- a CDS encoding aminotransferase class V-fold PLP-dependent enzyme produces MHRRDFLRTGLALGGAALASTPGCATAPLPANPSQPAPASTDSWAAFRAGFDRTHDEVDLSGFLLAPHHRSVREAIEVYRRALDANPFKALKDYSRAADTETCRAAASYLDVKPEEIAITTSTTMGLGLVYGGLKLREGQEVLTTPHEHYSTDTSLRLRAERTGATLRHVSLYTRPEAASEGEIVQALLSAITPRTRVLALTWVHSCSGVKLPIRAISDALAGVNGNRAGEDRVLLCVDGVHGLGSEVETLPQLGCDFFIAGCHKWMFGPRGTGFIWGRTSAWDVLTPTIPTFYSPAVRIWAKDIPPQELPPGPLRSPGGFHAFEHRWALGKAFELHQRLGRSRVTERIHALNRQAKEELTKMRHVRLRTPMADELSAGIICFEVEGRKPDEVVHLLEQKRVIATETPYATKYVRISLGLLNTPEDVEAGMREIRALA; encoded by the coding sequence ATGCACCGCAGAGACTTCCTCCGCACGGGCCTCGCGCTCGGCGGCGCCGCCCTCGCCTCCACTCCCGGCTGTGCCACTGCCCCACTCCCCGCCAACCCTTCTCAGCCCGCCCCCGCGTCCACGGATTCCTGGGCGGCCTTCCGCGCCGGGTTCGACCGCACCCACGACGAGGTGGACCTCAGCGGCTTCCTCCTCGCGCCTCATCACCGCTCCGTGCGCGAGGCCATCGAGGTGTATCGCCGGGCCCTCGACGCCAACCCCTTCAAGGCGTTGAAGGACTATTCGCGCGCGGCGGACACCGAGACGTGCCGCGCCGCCGCCAGCTATCTCGACGTGAAGCCGGAGGAGATTGCCATCACCACCAGCACCACCATGGGACTGGGGCTCGTCTACGGGGGCTTGAAGCTGCGCGAGGGCCAGGAGGTCCTCACCACTCCCCACGAGCACTACTCGACGGACACGTCCCTGCGGCTGCGCGCGGAGCGCACCGGTGCCACCCTCCGGCACGTGTCCCTCTACACCCGGCCCGAGGCCGCCTCCGAGGGCGAAATCGTCCAGGCCCTGCTCTCGGCCATCACGCCCCGCACCCGGGTGCTCGCGCTGACGTGGGTGCACTCGTGCTCGGGCGTGAAGCTGCCCATCCGCGCCATCTCGGACGCACTGGCGGGGGTGAACGGGAACAGGGCCGGGGAAGACCGCGTGTTGCTGTGCGTGGACGGCGTGCATGGACTCGGCTCGGAGGTGGAGACCCTGCCCCAGCTCGGCTGCGACTTCTTCATCGCCGGCTGCCACAAGTGGATGTTCGGCCCGCGAGGCACGGGCTTCATCTGGGGCAGGACGTCCGCCTGGGATGTCCTGACGCCCACCATCCCCACCTTCTATTCCCCCGCCGTGCGCATCTGGGCCAAGGACATCCCTCCGCAGGAGCTGCCCCCGGGCCCCCTGCGCAGCCCGGGTGGCTTCCACGCCTTCGAGCACCGCTGGGCGCTCGGCAAGGCCTTCGAGCTGCACCAGCGCCTGGGCCGCTCGCGCGTGACGGAGCGCATCCATGCGCTCAACCGCCAGGCCAAGGAGGAGCTGACGAAGATGCGGCACGTCCGGCTGCGCACGCCCATGGCCGACGAGCTCTCGGCGGGCATCATCTGCTTCGAGGTGGAGGGGAGGAAACCCGACGAGGTCGTCCACCTCCTCGAGCAGAAGCGCGTCATCGCCACCGAGACGCCGTATGCGACGAAGTACGTCCGCATCTCGCTCGGGCTGCTCAACACGCCCGAGGATGTCGAGGCGGGAATGCGGGAGATTCGAGCGCTCGCCTGA